A stretch of the Theropithecus gelada isolate Dixy chromosome 7a, Tgel_1.0, whole genome shotgun sequence genome encodes the following:
- the ANKRD63 gene encoding ankyrin repeat domain-containing protein 63, translating into MLKPKDLCPRAGTRTFLEAMQAGKVHLARFVLDALDRSIIDCRAEQGRTPLMVAVGLPDPALRARFVRLLLEQGAAVNLRDERGRTALSLACERGHLDAVQLLVQFSGDPEAADSAGNSPVMWAAACGHGAVLEFLVRSFRRLGLRLDRTNRAGLTALQLAAARGHGTCVQALTGPWGRAAAAAAARGSNSDSPPGHPAPAPSPERRRPSPRRLPRPLLARFARAAGGHGHGGEAGLAGKNSGRHRAQGSERPELGRSMSLALGAVTEEEAARLRAGALMALPNSPQSSGTGRWRSQEVLEGAPPTLVQAPIGLSPHPEGGPGSGRLGLRRRSTAPDIPSLVGEAPGPESGPELEANALPVSVPGPNPWQAGTEAVVLRAQR; encoded by the coding sequence ATGCTCAAACCCAAGGACCTGTGTCCCCGAGCGGGGACGCGCACCTTCCTGGAGGCCATGCAGGCGGGCAAAGTGCACTTGGCCCGCTTCGTGTTGGATGCGCTGGACCGCAGCATCATCGACTGCCGCGCGGAGCAGGGCCGTACGCCGCTCATGGTGGCCGTGGGGCTGCCGGACCCCGCTCTGCGCGCGCGCTTCGTGCGGCTGCTGCTTGAGCAGGGTGCTGCCGTGAACCTGCGGGACGAGCGCGGCCGCACCGCACTCAGTCTGGCGTGCGAGCGAGGCCACCTGGACGCCGTGCAGCTGCTGGTGCAGTTCAGTGGTGACCCCGAGGCGGCCGACTCTGCGGGCAACAGCCCGGTGATGTGGGCGGCGGCCTGCGGCCACGGGGCAGTGCTCGAGTTCCTGGTGCGGTCCTTCCGCCGCCTAGGCCTGCGCCTCGACCGCACCAACCGTGCGGGGCTCACCGCGCTGCAACTGGCTGCCGCCCGCGGCCACGGGACCTGTGTGCAGGCCCTCACCGGGCCCTGGGGccgcgccgccgccgcagccgcgGCCCGGGGCTCCAACTCCGATAGTCCCCCTGGCCACCCCGCCCCCGCGCCCAGCCCCGAGCGTCGACGACCCAGCCCCCGCCGCCTCCCGCGGCCTCTCCTGGCGCGCTTTGCGCGAGCGGCGGGCGGCCACGGCCACGGCGGCGAGGCTGGCTTAGCGGGCAAGAATTCGGGCCGGCACCGGGCGCAGGGCAGTGAACGGCCCGAGCTGGGTCGGAGCATGAGCCTGGCGTTGGGTGCGGTGACCGAGGAGGAGGCGGCCCGCCTGCGGGCTGGGGCCCTGATGGCCCTACCAAACTCGCCCCAGTCTTCGGGGACTGGGCGGTGGCGCTCACAGGAGGTGCTGGAGGGAGCGCCCCCAACCTTAGTGCAAGCCCCCATTGGCCTCAGCCCCCATCCGGAGGGCGGCCCCGGCTCCGGCCGCCTGGGTTTGCGCCGACGCTCCACAGCCCCAGATATCCCCAGCCTGGTCGGTGAGGCGCCAGGGCCCGAGAGTGGCCCGGAGTTAGAGGCCAACGCTCTGCCTGTCTCGGTGCCTGGGCCGAACCCTTGGCAGGCGGGCACCGAGGCTGTGGTGCTGCGTGCTCAGCGGTAA